The Ferrovibrio sp. MS7 sequence GCGGCGGACTGGAAAGCGGAATTGCTGCAGGCCGCCGGTGCCGACCTGCTGCGACTGGAAAGCTGGCACGCAGCGGATTTCGCCAATGCCGTTCTCGTGGTCGCGGATATCGATGATCTCGACGAAGCCGCCGCCCTGCAAGCTGCCTGCCGCGCGGCCGGCGCGCTTTGCTGCATCATCGACAAGCCGGCTTTCTGCGATGTGCAGTTCGGCGCCATCGTCAACCGTTCGCCGGTGGTGATCGGCATTTCCACCGATGGTGCGGCGCCGGTGCTGGCGCAGGCGATCCGCCGCCGTATCGAAACCGCCTTGCCGCTGGCGCTCGGCGCTTGGGCAGCGGCTGCCAAGGCGATCCGGGGCCGGCTGGCGGCGCTGCTGCCCGACAAGGCGGCGCGGCGCGGCTTCTGGGAACGCTTCGCCGATCACGCCTTCAATCGCCCCGCCGAGGAAGCGCAGGCGGAAAGCCTGCTGGCCTTGGCCGATCCGGCTGGCCGCGTCATGGGCGAGGTCGCCCTGGTTGGTGCCGGGCCGGGCGATGCCGAATTGCTCACGCTCAAGGCGATGCGCGCGCTGCAGTCTGCCGATGTGATCCTGTTCGACGATCTGGTTTCCGACGATGTGCTGGAGCTGGCGCGGCGCGAAGCGAAGCGGATGATGGTGGGAAAGCGCGGCAAGCGGGCCTCCTGCAAGCAGGACGATATCAACGCGCTGATGATCAAGCTGGCCCGCCAGGGCAAACGCGTGGTGCGGCTGAAATCCGGCGACCCGATGATTTTCGGCCGCGCCGGCGAGGAGATCGAGGCATTGCAGGCTGCCGGCATCAGCGTGCGCGTGGTGCCGGGCATCACCACGGCGCTGGCGGCGGCGTCCGAGCTTGGCGTGTCGCTGACCCATCGGCAGGCGGCGCATTCGGTGCGTTTCGTCACCGGCCATTCACGCCAGGGCAGCCTGCCCGAAGGCCTCGACTGGCGCGGCCTCGCCGACCCGGAAACCACGCTGATCTTCTACATGGGCGGTCGCACCGCACCGGAGATCGCGGCAAAGCTGATCGCCGAAGGCATGCCGGCAGACCTGCCGGTGGTGGCGCTCAGCAATGTGTCGCGCCCCGATGCGCGCCGCTGGTGCGGTCGCCTGGACGATCTGCATCAGGGCTTGGACATGAACGATGGCGCGCCGCTGCTGCTCGGCATTGGCGCGGTATTCAAGGGGGCGCGAACCAGCGCGTTACCTGCCGATCCGGCAGCACAGCCAGCAGCTTCGCCAGCGCAGCCACGATCAGCAGCGTAAGCAGCAGGCGGCCGACCAGGATCACCATCAGGTCGCCGCCCATCGCCAGCATCAGCAACGTGTCCTCGATCAGGCCATGGCTCAGCGACAGCCAGGCTAATGCCAGGAAGCGCGGGCGCGGCGGAATATTCTGCTCGCGCGCCTGTTCGATGATCAGGCCGCCGCCATAGGTGAGGCCCAGCAGCACGCCGACAGTGGTGACCGGTGCCGCCTGGGCATCGAGGCCAGAGACGCGCAGCAGCGGCTCCAGCATGCGGGTGATGCGTTGGGTAATACCGCTGCGGTCGAGCAGGTCGAGCAGCAGCAGCAATAGCAGGATGATGGCGAAGATCAGCGCGAAGCTCTGCACTGTACCCCAGGTCCAGGCGAGCCAGCCGGCCTCTCCATCGCCGCCGCTGCTGGCGATGCGCGAGAGATCGGCGGGCTCGGCGAGCCAGCCGGTAGCGTTTGAGACCGCGACAATCGCCCAGCCATAGGCGAGGCCCGTGCCGATCCGCAGCAACGTCGTGAGCCAGAAGCTGGCACCAGCGCGGCGCACGATGGCCTGCTCGACGGGCAGCGAATGGGCGAACAGCATCATGGCGGCGAGGGCGGAGAGCTGCGCCACGCTTACCTGCATATGACCGGCAAGGCCGACCAGGGCACCGACACCGCCATACATGCCGACCAGCGCGGTTGTCACCCAGACGATGCCGGCTTCCACCGGCAGGCCGACCGCGCGGGTGATCGGGTCCAGGCTCTGCGCCGCGCGCTCGATCAGGCCCAGTTCCTCGGCGACTTTGACGGCCAGCATCACCGGCAGCATCACCTTCACCAGATCGAGGAACAGCCGGCGGCTGCGCCGCAGCATGGTCAGCGTGTAATCAAGCATGGCCGTCAGCGCACCGTAGCCATGGGGAAAACCAGTGTGGCGGTGGTGCCTTCGCCCTTGCGGCTTTCGATTTCGAGCCGCCCGCCATGCAGTTCGATCAGCGATTTCACCAGCGGCAGGCCAAGCCCGGTGCCGGCCTGGCCACGGCTGAGCGGGCCGCTGCGGGCACCGTCATATACCTGGCCGAAAGGTTCGAGCGCGATCTTGATATCGCCCGGCGCCATGCCGATGCCGCTATCGGCAACACTGATGCGGATCTGTCCCGGCTGCGCCTGGGCGGCAAGATGGATGCGGCCGCCGGAGGGGGTGAATTTCACCGCGTTGCTCAGCAGGTTGAGCAGCATCTGACGCAGCATGCGCTCATCCGCCAGCAGCAGCGGCAAGGTCTGCGGCACTTCCGAACTCAAGGTAACGCCGGCCTTGGCTGCATCAGGACGGATCAGATCAAGGCAATCGGCCACGGCATTGTCGATTTCGAGCGGCGAGGGATGCGGCTCCATCTTGCCAGCTTCGATCTTGGCGAGGTCGAGCACATCGTTGATGAGTTGCAGCAGATGCCGGCCGGATTTGTGGATATCCTCGACATAGGATTGCTGCTTCTCGTTCAGCTCGCCGAAATAGCGCGCCGCCAGCATTTCGGAAAAGCCGATGATGGCATTCAGCGGCGTGCGGAATTCGTGGCTCATATTGGCCAGGAAGGTACTCTTGGCGCGGTTCGCCACTTCCGCCATTTCCTTGGCGCGGCGCAGTTCGCGCTCGGCGCGGCGGCGCTCGTCCACTTCGCGGGTCAAGGCTTCGGTGCGCTCGCCCACGCGGCGCTCCAGGCTTTCCGCCACATCGCGCAACTGGTCCTGGGCGCGGCGCAGTTCGGTGATATCGGAATAGGTGGTGACGAAGCCGATGCCCGGTACCGGCGTGCCGATTACCTCGACGACGCGGCCATCGGGCCGCACGCGCTGCAGCCGATGCGCCTCGAAACGCTGTGCCAGTTGCATCCGCTGCGCCACAAGTTCATCGATATCGCCGGGGCCGTATTCGCCGCGCTCGGCATTGAAGCGGTATTGCGCCGCGATCGGCGTGCCGGGACGCATCAGATCTTCCGGCAGATCGAGAATGTCCATCATCCGCTTGTTGCACAGCACCAGATCCAGGTTCTGGTCGAAAAGGGAAATGCCGTGGCTCATGTTGCTGACGATGACGTCCAGCATGCGGTTCTTGCGCAGCAATTCGGCCTCGCGCAACGCCAGATCCTGGGTGCGGCGGACGACCGTGTTTTCCAGTTCGTCGCGGGCCTGGCGCAGCGCATCCTCGGCGCGGCGGCGCTCGGTAATGTCGGTATAGGTGGTAACCCAGCCGCCGCCGGGCAGCGGCGTGCCGCGGATATCCAGCACGGTGCCGTTGGTGCGCGCGCGTTCCAGCCGGTGCGGCAGGAAACGCAACGCCAGTGCGACGCGCTCCTGAACCATCTGTTCCACATCACCGGGGCCGTATTCGCCGCGTTCGGCATTGAAGCGATAGATCGCATCTACGGGTGTACCGGGGCGGCAGAGTTCATCCGGGAAGTCGTAGAGTTCGGCATAGCGTCGGTTGCAGGCGACCAGCCGCAGGTCGCGGTCGAAAACGCTAATCCCCTGGTTCAGGTAATCCAGGCCCTGCAACAATAGGTCGGCGTGCCCCACCGGCATGCTCCCGAGACATTTTGACTAGGGTCCGAACCCGTTGGGGATGGCCCGTGACGCTGTGATTTTCTTGCCTGGCTAGGAGAAAAGCCGAAAGCGATGTGGGGCATCGGTGAGGGTTTTCGACAACGCCAGGCAAGAAAATCACAGCGCCCGCAAGGGTTGGTCTGGGAAGGTCGCCGGATGTCGTCGCAAATCTTGCCCGTAGCCCCACTACGCGCTGCGATTTGCTCCTAACCGGCGACCTTCCCAGACCAATCCCGGACCATCCCCAACGGGTTCGGACCCTAGAGTCTATGCCAGCGCCGTTCAGGGCGCCAGTATTCCCCACAGCAGCGGTACGAGCAAAGCGGTGAGCAGGCCGGTGAGGCCGAGCGCAATGCCGGCGAAACTGCCGGCGGCATCGCTGTGCTGGAAGGCGCGTGCGGTGCCGATGCCATGGGCGGAAAGCCCCAGCGCCAGACCGAAGGCGGCATCGTTGCCACGTGCGATTCGGCGCAGCAGCAGCGGTCCGAGCAGGGCGCCGCACAGCCCGGTGAGGATCACCATGGCGGCGGTCAGCGATGGCAGGCCGCCCAGGCTTTCGGCGATGCCCATGGCAATCGGCGCGGTGGCCGATTTCGGCGCCAGCGCGGCGAGCAGGCCCGCATCCAGCCCGAAGGCACGGCCGATCAGGATGGCCGAGCCGGCGGCGACCACGGCACCGACCAGCAATGCCGCCGCCATCGGTGCGGCGGCGCGGCGCACCATGTCGCGATGGCGATAGAGCGGCACGGCCAAGGCCACCGTGGTTGGCCCGAGCAGGAAATGCACGAACTGCGCGCCTTCGAAATAGCGGCTGTAAGGCGTGCCGGTGAGCAGCAGCACCGGGATCAGCAGCGCCACGCTCAAGCCCACCGGGTTGGCCAGCGGCGCATGGTTGCAGCGTTCCGCGAACCAGCTTGCGAAGGCATAGGCGGCGAGCGTCAGGGTCAGCCACAGCAGCGGCTGCGCCGAGAGATAGACCCAGATATCGCCGACGCGGCTCATCGACCCAACACTGCTCATTTGCGTAGCCAGCGCTGCACCAGCACGAACGCACCGGCGGCGGCGAGTATGGCGAGCAGGGTGGAAGCCACCAGGGTCACGGCCAGCGGCAGCAGCCGGGCCTGCAACAATTCCCAATGCTGCACCACGCCGACGCCGGCCGGCACGAACAGCAGCGAAAGATGCTTGAGCAGGAAATCCGCGGCCTGACCGAGTGGCGCCCAGGTAGTGCCGCGCCTCAGCAGCAGGGCGAACAGCAGCGCCATGCCGAGCACCGGCCCCGGTATCGGCAGGCCGAGGGCGCGCACGATCAGTTCGCCGACAAGCTGGCAACCGAGCAACAGGGTAAGGGCAGGAACCATGCGGCAAGCTTAAACGAAAAAAGCCGCCCGGTTGGGCGGCTTTTCCTGCAGCGCAGCTATGCGCGCAATACTGATATACTAGGAGCGGCTGCCTTAGGCAGCGGTGCCTTCGCGCTGGGCGCGCTTGCGGGCCAGCTTGCGGGCGCGGCGGATCGCCTCGGCCTTCTCGCGGGCGCGGCGCTCCGAGGGCTTCTCGTAATGGCCGCGCAGCTTCATCTCACGGAAAATACCTTCGCGCTGCATCTTCTTCTTCAGCGCCTTCAGAGCCTGGTCGACATTGTTGTCACGAACGAGCACTTGCACGTCTGATATTTCCTTTCAGTCGTTTTCCGCCGTCCAAGGCAGAAACTGTAGCTATCAAATTCCGTGGCCGGGGCCGGGGGCACGCCAGCGAGGTTGGGCTTGTACCATGCCCGATTTGCCTTGTGAAGCGGGT is a genomic window containing:
- a CDS encoding sensor histidine kinase translates to MGHADLLLQGLDYLNQGISVFDRDLRLVACNRRYAELYDFPDELCRPGTPVDAIYRFNAERGEYGPGDVEQMVQERVALALRFLPHRLERARTNGTVLDIRGTPLPGGGWVTTYTDITERRRAEDALRQARDELENTVVRRTQDLALREAELLRKNRMLDVIVSNMSHGISLFDQNLDLVLCNKRMMDILDLPEDLMRPGTPIAAQYRFNAERGEYGPGDIDELVAQRMQLAQRFEAHRLQRVRPDGRVVEVIGTPVPGIGFVTTYSDITELRRAQDQLRDVAESLERRVGERTEALTREVDERRRAERELRRAKEMAEVANRAKSTFLANMSHEFRTPLNAIIGFSEMLAARYFGELNEKQQSYVEDIHKSGRHLLQLINDVLDLAKIEAGKMEPHPSPLEIDNAVADCLDLIRPDAAKAGVTLSSEVPQTLPLLLADERMLRQMLLNLLSNAVKFTPSGGRIHLAAQAQPGQIRISVADSGIGMAPGDIKIALEPFGQVYDGARSGPLSRGQAGTGLGLPLVKSLIELHGGRLEIESRKGEGTTATLVFPMATVR
- the rpsU gene encoding 30S ribosomal protein S21, encoding MQVLVRDNNVDQALKALKKKMQREGIFREMKLRGHYEKPSERRAREKAEAIRRARKLARKRAQREGTAA
- the cysG gene encoding siroheme synthase CysG, translated to MAPVSRKPAEAEPARIAPLARLPLFFDLHGRRAVVVGMSEAADWKAELLQAAGADLLRLESWHAADFANAVLVVADIDDLDEAAALQAACRAAGALCCIIDKPAFCDVQFGAIVNRSPVVIGISTDGAAPVLAQAIRRRIETALPLALGAWAAAAKAIRGRLAALLPDKAARRGFWERFADHAFNRPAEEAQAESLLALADPAGRVMGEVALVGAGPGDAELLTLKAMRALQSADVILFDDLVSDDVLELARREAKRMMVGKRGKRASCKQDDINALMIKLARQGKRVVRLKSGDPMIFGRAGEEIEALQAAGISVRVVPGITTALAAASELGVSLTHRQAAHSVRFVTGHSRQGSLPEGLDWRGLADPETTLIFYMGGRTAPEIAAKLIAEGMPADLPVVALSNVSRPDARRWCGRLDDLHQGLDMNDGAPLLLGIGAVFKGARTSALPADPAAQPAASPAQPRSAA
- a CDS encoding LrgB family protein; the encoded protein is MSSVGSMSRVGDIWVYLSAQPLLWLTLTLAAYAFASWFAERCNHAPLANPVGLSVALLIPVLLLTGTPYSRYFEGAQFVHFLLGPTTVALAVPLYRHRDMVRRAAAPMAAALLVGAVVAAGSAILIGRAFGLDAGLLAALAPKSATAPIAMGIAESLGGLPSLTAAMVILTGLCGALLGPLLLRRIARGNDAAFGLALGLSAHGIGTARAFQHSDAAGSFAGIALGLTGLLTALLVPLLWGILAP
- a CDS encoding nucleoside recognition domain-containing protein, with the protein product MLDYTLTMLRRSRRLFLDLVKVMLPVMLAVKVAEELGLIERAAQSLDPITRAVGLPVEAGIVWVTTALVGMYGGVGALVGLAGHMQVSVAQLSALAAMMLFAHSLPVEQAIVRRAGASFWLTTLLRIGTGLAYGWAIVAVSNATGWLAEPADLSRIASSGGDGEAGWLAWTWGTVQSFALIFAIILLLLLLLDLLDRSGITQRITRMLEPLLRVSGLDAQAAPVTTVGVLLGLTYGGGLIIEQAREQNIPPRPRFLALAWLSLSHGLIEDTLLMLAMGGDLMVILVGRLLLTLLIVAALAKLLAVLPDRQVTRWFAPP
- a CDS encoding CidA/LrgA family protein, whose translation is MVPALTLLLGCQLVGELIVRALGLPIPGPVLGMALLFALLLRRGTTWAPLGQAADFLLKHLSLLFVPAGVGVVQHWELLQARLLPLAVTLVASTLLAILAAAGAFVLVQRWLRK